A single genomic interval of Hevea brasiliensis isolate MT/VB/25A 57/8 chromosome 4, ASM3005281v1, whole genome shotgun sequence harbors:
- the LOC110658558 gene encoding uncharacterized protein LOC110658558, with product METRNLVMGLFLLIVFVSTVKAWTGEIHGRVICDVCADSSVGPEDHILEGAEVAVLCITKSGEVLNYQAFTNAKGIYTVAETMPESDRWDACLARPISSFHDHCTHLGEGSTGVKFAYNHPSGYSHTVRPFVYRPASVPTYCI from the exons ATGGAGACAAGAAATCTGGTGATGGGTCTTTTTTTATTAATCGTCTTCGTCTCCACTGTGAAAGCTTGGACAGGTGAAATCCATGGAAGGGTTATTTGTGATGTCTGTGCTGATTCGTCCGTTGGCCCTGAGGATCATATCTTAGAAG GTGCTGAAGTCGCTGTTCTTTGCATAACAAAATCTGGAGAAGTTCTAAATTACCAAGCATTTACAAATGCAAAGGGGATATATACCGTGGCAGAAACCATGCCTGAGAGTGACCGTTGGGATGCATGCTTGGCAAGACCTATCAGTAGTTTCCATGATCACTGCACCCATCTCGGGGAAGGAAGTACAGGAGTGAAGTTCGCTTATAATCATCCATCAGGCTATTCTCACACCGTCAGACCATTTGTCTATCGCCCTGCAAGTGTTCCTACTTATTGCATCTAG
- the LOC131179389 gene encoding LOW QUALITY PROTEIN: uncharacterized protein LOC131179389 (The sequence of the model RefSeq protein was modified relative to this genomic sequence to represent the inferred CDS: inserted 1 base in 1 codon; substituted 1 base at 1 genomic stop codon) — protein sequence MSKTLVSVKDGMQTTIIKYGRFLKPCVDNVDQAVKIHYNRHLILGLAKFXCFETNTFXFPWGEATITFEDVMVIDGFLVTKEPMRHFMDIENEIEHVAFLAMWLSRYVFSSLAGDAMRKEVFPIANHLAEGKKMPFAPTILASLYRNLSLLKEQAATSQEVIVVSGPLQLVQWHKLNPKISISLVRSGLKLAKNFYWSPYADGNINMWIQLSHYKKVRDRVVVLLSLDGELQSYLRCLVAIELVGLGCQEKYPPHGVVRQFGLDQDHPSDHSDLHTTDKNVTVLILERSFKPSVSKRYFNWWK from the exons ATGTCTAAAACATTAGTTTCTGTAAAAGATGGGATGCAGACAACTATTATTAAGTATGGTAGATTTCTCAAACCATGTGTTGATAATGTTGACCAAGCTGTTAAG ATTCATTACAATCGCCATTTGATACTTGGGTTAGCAAAGTTTTGATGCTTTGAGACCAACACTT GTTTTCCATGGGGAGAAGCAACAATTACTTTTGAAGATGTTATGGTAATTGATGGGTTTCTAGTCACCAAAGAACCT ATGAGGCACTTCATGGATATTGAAAATGAAATAGAACATGTTGCATTCCTGGCAATGTGGCTATCAAGGTATGTCTTTTCTTCTCTAGCTGGGGATGCCATGAGAAAGGAAGTTTTTCCTATAGCAAACCATTTAGCTGAAGGGAAAAAGATGCCATTTGCCCCTACAATTTTAGCAAGCCTTTATAGGAACCTGAGTTTGTTAAAGGAACAAGCAGCTACTTCGCAAGAAGTAATAGTTGTTTCGGGGCCATTGCAATTAGTGCAA TGGCATAAATTGAATCCTAAAATCAGTATCTCATTAGTTAGATCAGGCCTAAAATTGGCTAAAAATTTTTATTGGAGTCCATATGCTGACGGTAATATAAACATGTGGATTCAATTATCGCATTATAAAAAAGTTAGAGATCGAGTGGTTGTTTTATTGAGTTTAGATGGGGAATTGCAATCTTACCTAAGGTGCTTAGTTGCTATAGAGCTGGTGGGATTAGGTTGTCAAGAAAAGTATCCGCCACATGGAGTAGTAAGGCAATTTGGACTGGATCAGGATCATCCTAGTGATCATTCTGATCTACATACTACAGACAAAAATGTTACAGTCCTCATTCTAGAAAGATCCTTCAAGCCTAGTGTTTCAAAAAGGTATTTCAATTGGTGGAAATAA
- the LOC131179391 gene encoding protein MAIN-LIKE 1-like, which yields MAQEETISIYRVRFETMVSVKDGKHTTTTRYARFLKPCADNVDQAINVPNTPLLSENFSHNSTSWPLKVLFKSWVRPHEKWEEWIDRLARKHGDIWNQTCIYDSILSFTYQIHCNRNLILGLAKFWCLETNTFIFPWGEATITLEDVMLIGGYLVTGEPVTSPLTKALMKVEGAMKEKRNELLNTRAKKTTHFAWMRHFMDVETEIEQVAFLALWLSRYVFPSLPGDTLRKEVFPLAIHQAKGKKMALAPAVLASLYRNLSLLK from the coding sequence ATGGCACAAGAAGAGACAATTTCCATTTATAGAGTAAGGTTTGAAACAATGGTGTCTGTAAAAGATGGGAAGCATACAACTACTACTAGGTATGCTAGATTCCTCAAACCATGTGCTGATAATGTCGACCAAGCTATTAACGTTCCAAATACTCCATTGTTGTCTGAAAATTTCTCTCATAATAGCACATCATGGCCTTTAAAGGTTCTTTTTAAGAGCTGGGTAAGACCTCATGAGAAATGGGAGGAATGGATTGATCGCTTGGCAAGAAAGCATGGAGACATTTGGAATCAAACCTGTATCTATGATTCCATCTTGAGCTTTACATATCAGATTCATTGTAATCGCAATTTGATACTTGGGTTAGCAAAGTTTTGGTGCTTGGAGACTAACACTTTTATTTTTCCATGGGGAGAAGCAACAATCACTCTTGAAGATGTTATGCTAATTGGTGGGTATCTAGTCACCGGAGAGCCTGTAACAAGTCCTCTAACGAAAGCATTAATGAAGGTAGAAGGAGCTATGAAAGAAAAGCGAAACGAATTGCTAAATACCAGGGCAAAGAAAACCACCCACTTTGCTTGGATGAGGCACTTCATGGATGTTGAAACTGAAATAGAACAAGTTGCATTCCTCGCATTGTGGCTGTCAAGGTATGTCTTTCCTTCTCTGCCTGGGGATACCCTAAGAAAGGAAGTTTTTCCTCTAGCAATCCATCAAGCTAAAGGGAAAAAGATGGCACTTGCCCCTGCAGTTTTGGCAAGCCTCTATAGGAACTTGAGTTTGTTAAAGTAA
- the LOC110658556 gene encoding uncharacterized protein LOC110658556 isoform X3 yields the protein MCFFQYLLKSQMIEYVGQIISELDKFSSIRLPQMVAESEMKKDASTDSPTSVLEENSRFLSSFFCLLPAVSFHHLLPNSKHKVDL from the exons ATGTGTTTCTTTCAATACCTATTAAAATCTCAAATGATTGAGTATGTGGGGCAAATTATCTCTGAGTTGGACAAATTTTCCTCCATACGAT tgccTCAAATGGTGGCCGAGAGTGAGATGAAGAAAGATGCTTCTACTGATTCTCCAACTTCGGTTCTTGAAGAAAATTCTCGTTTTCTCAGTTCATTTTTCTGCCTTCTCCCAGCTGTCTCATTTCATCACCTTCTGCCCAACTCCAAACACAAG